A stretch of Argonema galeatum A003/A1 DNA encodes these proteins:
- a CDS encoding M16 family metallopeptidase, protein MQDYVNQSIKRTVLKNGIVVIAVENPAADIIATRIFLRAGSRCELKSQAGVAHLLAAVLTKGTSKLSSSEIADRVESLGAGLGADAAADYFLVSMKTVSADFPEMLELAGQLLRMPTFPEAEVELERRMALQAIRSQQEQPFTIAFEQLRQAMYQNHPYSMSGLGTEATVSNLTRTDLQEYHRSYFRPDNIVISVVGRIAPEDALAQVEQVLGDWQAPTTPLPTLNLPTIIPFPHPTVTRQQTQQSIVMLGYLGASVGSSDYMALKLLNTYLGNGLSSRLFVELREKRGLAYEVSAFYPTRLDRSQFAVYLGTAPENTAIALEGLRSEVDRLCKIRLEPEEFQAAKNKLLGQYALGKQTNAQIAQVFAWYEILGLGIEFDNIFPEAITAVTAEAAMDVACRYFVEPYVSLVGPGYAVDGLVEQGSQN, encoded by the coding sequence ATGCAAGATTACGTTAATCAAAGTATTAAGAGAACTGTATTAAAGAACGGCATTGTAGTAATCGCAGTAGAAAATCCCGCTGCCGATATTATTGCTACTCGCATTTTTTTGCGTGCCGGTAGTCGCTGCGAACTAAAGTCGCAAGCTGGTGTGGCACATTTGCTGGCAGCTGTACTCACCAAGGGAACCTCTAAACTCAGTTCCTCAGAAATTGCCGATCGCGTGGAGTCGTTGGGGGCTGGTTTGGGTGCCGACGCCGCTGCGGATTATTTTTTAGTGAGTATGAAAACGGTTTCAGCAGATTTTCCGGAAATGCTGGAATTGGCAGGACAGTTGCTGCGAATGCCTACTTTTCCAGAAGCGGAAGTGGAACTAGAACGGCGCATGGCTTTACAGGCAATTCGATCGCAACAGGAACAGCCATTTACGATCGCTTTTGAGCAGCTGCGGCAAGCGATGTATCAAAATCATCCATATTCGATGTCCGGTCTGGGTACTGAAGCCACAGTATCAAACCTCACTCGTACTGATTTGCAGGAGTATCATCGCAGTTACTTTCGCCCAGATAATATAGTAATCAGTGTAGTAGGCCGCATCGCACCAGAAGATGCTCTAGCTCAAGTCGAGCAAGTGCTGGGCGATTGGCAAGCACCAACAACGCCTTTACCGACGCTGAATCTGCCCACGATTATCCCTTTTCCTCACCCCACGGTTACCCGCCAGCAAACCCAGCAATCGATCGTGATGCTGGGGTATCTGGGCGCATCGGTAGGAAGTTCCGATTATATGGCTCTGAAGTTGCTCAACACTTACTTGGGTAACGGTCTTTCCAGTCGCTTATTTGTGGAATTGCGAGAAAAGCGGGGCTTGGCTTATGAGGTTTCTGCTTTCTATCCGACAAGGTTAGATCGATCGCAATTTGCAGTTTACCTGGGTACGGCTCCCGAAAATACTGCGATCGCGTTAGAGGGTTTGCGATCGGAAGTCGATCGTTTGTGTAAAATACGCCTTGAACCAGAAGAATTCCAAGCTGCTAAGAATAAGCTGCTGGGTCAATACGCCTTGGGCAAACAAACCAACGCTCAAATTGCCCAGGTGTTTGCCTGGTACGAAATCTTAGGACTGGGTATTGAATTTGATAACATTTTCCCCGAAGCTATTACGGCTGTTACAGCCGAAGCAGCGATGGATGTGGCTTGTCGATATTTTGTTGAGCCCTATGTGTCCTTAGTTGGGCCAGGATATGCTGTCGATGGTCTGGTAGAACAGGGTTCGCAAAATTAA
- a CDS encoding pentapeptide repeat-containing protein produces MIFRQLTAFLFALILCCSALPAQALKYPPPLSFTNAALTGKDFSGQTLRVAEFSSANLEWTNFANADLRGAVFSTSIMTGANLHAADLTNAMLDQAILTDADLSDAVLVQAILLRSIINGVNITGADFTDALLDGAQIRQLCQQASGVNSKTGVVTRDSLGCR; encoded by the coding sequence ATGATTTTCCGGCAACTGACTGCATTCCTATTCGCTCTTATTCTCTGCTGTTCTGCCTTACCAGCGCAAGCACTAAAGTATCCTCCTCCCCTGTCTTTTACCAATGCAGCACTGACAGGAAAAGATTTCTCCGGTCAAACCCTGCGGGTAGCTGAGTTTTCCAGCGCCAATTTAGAATGGACAAACTTTGCCAATGCTGACTTGCGTGGAGCCGTTTTTAGCACCTCTATCATGACTGGCGCAAATTTGCACGCAGCAGACTTGACTAACGCAATGCTGGATCAAGCTATCCTTACCGATGCCGATTTAAGCGATGCCGTTTTAGTCCAAGCAATTTTACTGCGCTCTATTATTAATGGTGTTAATATTACTGGTGCAGACTTCACCGATGCCCTACTAGATGGAGCCCAAATCAGACAATTATGCCAACAAGCAAGCGGTGTCAATTCTAAAACAGGCGTGGTGACTCGCGATTCTCTTGGTTGCAGGTAA
- a CDS encoding DUF2283 domain-containing protein, which produces MKISYDSEIDALYIRLVEGKHQCRTLQLTDEIALNIGQNELLVGIEVLDATQVLGAGSIPNVVLENISFTVA; this is translated from the coding sequence ATGAAGATTAGTTATGATTCCGAAATTGATGCTCTCTACATTAGACTTGTAGAAGGTAAGCATCAGTGTCGCACTTTACAGTTAACTGACGAAATTGCTTTAAATATTGGGCAAAATGAGTTATTAGTAGGGATAGAAGTTTTAGATGCTACACAGGTTTTAGGTGCAGGAAGTATCCCTAATGTAGTTTTAGAAAATATATCTTTTACCGTAGCTTAA
- a CDS encoding metallophosphoesterase, translated as MHRLLTGRLKVENLTVAIADLPASLHGTKIVQLSDFHYDGIRLSDNLLEDAIAASNQAEPDLVLLTGDYVTSDPAPIHKLVLHLKHLQSRFGVCAILGNHDIYYRHSKKEICTALTNIGINVLWNQVIYPLGPGLALIGLADFRSSKFKPASVMKQVDAATPRIVLSHNPDSAEILQQWRVDLQLSGHTHGGQILLPGLSPLPAWLPTLTRLIPKPLRRHVPYLRKDSRKVFQHWEWAQGLHQVGTNRLYVNRGLGTYLPGRLFCPPEVTVIQLVND; from the coding sequence ATGCACAGGCTGCTAACAGGGCGATTGAAGGTTGAAAATTTGACAGTTGCGATCGCAGATTTACCAGCGTCGTTGCATGGCACAAAAATAGTACAGTTGTCCGATTTCCACTACGATGGTATCCGACTTTCGGATAACTTGCTTGAAGATGCGATCGCAGCCAGCAATCAAGCCGAACCCGACCTTGTACTACTCACAGGTGACTATGTAACCTCAGATCCAGCCCCAATTCATAAATTAGTATTACACCTAAAACACCTGCAAAGTCGTTTCGGTGTCTGTGCCATTTTGGGCAACCACGACATTTACTATCGCCACTCAAAAAAGGAAATATGTACTGCCCTCACCAACATTGGCATTAACGTTCTCTGGAATCAGGTCATTTATCCACTCGGCCCCGGATTAGCCCTAATAGGGTTAGCTGACTTCCGTTCCTCCAAGTTTAAACCAGCCTCGGTAATGAAACAGGTGGACGCCGCCACTCCCCGCATTGTCCTATCCCATAATCCAGATAGCGCCGAGATTCTACAACAGTGGCGGGTAGATTTGCAACTTTCAGGCCATACCCACGGCGGTCAAATTTTGCTGCCCGGCCTAAGCCCCCTGCCTGCATGGCTGCCAACCCTTACTCGCCTCATTCCCAAACCCCTGCGCCGCCATGTTCCATACCTCCGTAAGGATTCTCGGAAGGTGTTTCAGCATTGGGAATGGGCACAAGGTTTGCATCAGGTTGGCACCAACCGTCTGTATGTCAATCGCGGATTGGGAACCTATTTACCCGGACGCTTGTTTTGTCCCCCAGAAGTCACGGTAATCCAATTAGTTAATGACTAA
- a CDS encoding GTPase translates to MTTTNKSDEDSFAHQIEKYLEQLSRLPPFLTKEVKEDLEDFLRLVKNRRSPRFMLVGRRGAGKSTLINAIFGHRAAEIGPVRAQTGGSLWLTYQLNGSNKIEILDTRGIQEGSKPVEKDEAATTSESILNSVREKCPDATLFLCKAKELDAAIQGDLDIFEDLLKNIEKIHSRSLHILGIITQCDELDPPKKPIDDPKKKVNINEAVKVLKLHLQSREYLRNKLLDVIPIVAYAEYLEDGTLNEKEDNRWQIDYLVHILLEELPKEAKLYFARLAKVPEFQKKMATSIIRITSALSGVAGFTMMLLSMPCVGFIRSCMICSIIFVAGRELSWNAFLEFLVAIGFTAGFNVGIEGFSTLLASSLPGMGNYIAGGTAALGTEALGRAAIAYFIDKSPIEVVKQQLVQAQG, encoded by the coding sequence ATGACTACTACTAACAAATCCGATGAGGACAGTTTTGCACATCAGATCGAGAAATACCTTGAGCAACTTTCTCGTCTCCCTCCTTTTCTCACCAAAGAAGTGAAGGAAGATTTAGAGGATTTTCTCCGTCTAGTTAAAAATAGGCGTTCACCCCGTTTTATGCTTGTTGGTAGACGTGGTGCAGGAAAGTCAACGCTTATTAATGCTATATTCGGTCATCGGGCAGCGGAGATCGGGCCAGTGAGGGCGCAAACTGGCGGATCTCTATGGTTAACCTACCAGTTAAATGGTAGTAATAAAATTGAAATTCTGGATACACGCGGTATTCAAGAAGGAAGCAAACCCGTAGAAAAAGATGAGGCTGCAACCACAAGCGAAAGTATCCTAAATTCAGTTCGAGAGAAGTGTCCAGATGCTACTCTCTTTCTGTGCAAAGCTAAGGAATTAGATGCAGCAATTCAGGGCGATCTTGATATCTTTGAAGACTTGCTTAAAAACATTGAAAAAATTCATTCTCGCAGCTTACATATTCTAGGAATAATTACCCAATGTGATGAATTAGACCCTCCTAAGAAGCCGATAGATGATCCAAAAAAAAAGGTCAACATAAATGAAGCAGTTAAGGTTTTAAAACTTCATCTGCAATCAAGAGAGTATCTTCGCAATAAGCTCTTAGATGTCATTCCAATAGTTGCCTATGCTGAATATCTTGAAGATGGAACTTTAAATGAAAAAGAGGATAATCGATGGCAAATTGATTATCTTGTTCATATTCTCTTGGAAGAATTGCCTAAAGAAGCTAAACTTTACTTCGCACGTTTGGCAAAGGTTCCAGAATTTCAAAAAAAGATGGCTACCAGTATCATTAGAATAACATCTGCATTATCTGGTGTAGCTGGTTTTACGATGATGCTATTGAGTATGCCCTGTGTAGGGTTCATTCGCTCTTGTATGATTTGCAGTATTATCTTTGTTGCTGGAAGAGAATTATCATGGAACGCTTTTTTGGAGTTTCTGGTAGCTATTGGATTTACTGCTGGTTTTAACGTTGGAATTGAGGGGTTTTCTACTTTGCTGGCAAGCTCTTTGCCTGGTATGGGAAATTACATTGCTGGTGGAACTGCTGCTTTAGGAACAGAAGCTCTTGGGCGGGCTGCAATTGCTTACTTTATTGATAAGTCTCCTATCGAAGTGGTTAAGCAGCAGCTAGTTCAAGCTCAAGGTTAA
- a CDS encoding peptidoglycan-binding domain-containing protein: protein MKSRFYSFLFAISLLSWQQIQPALSQGVSRLESEVKGPESLVRPILKSGSQGVAVSELQAALKLLGYYSGSVDGTYSESTAIAVSRFQQAAGLNIDGIVGTATWERLFPLTPPTPSSPPSARSPESATNTSSATASEPPAADLPTLKLGMRGPAVFWLQKRLQATGFFTGNVDGIFGADTEIAVKAAQRNYRLNPDGIVGGSTWRALLP, encoded by the coding sequence TTGAAGTCACGTTTTTACTCGTTTCTGTTTGCTATTTCCTTGTTAAGTTGGCAGCAAATCCAACCCGCACTCAGCCAGGGAGTCAGTCGTCTAGAGTCTGAAGTCAAAGGCCCGGAGTCCCTAGTCCGACCGATCCTAAAAAGCGGTAGCCAGGGAGTTGCGGTGTCGGAACTGCAAGCTGCGCTTAAACTGTTGGGATATTACAGTGGATCTGTGGATGGCACTTACAGCGAGAGTACTGCGATCGCAGTTTCCCGGTTTCAGCAAGCTGCTGGCTTAAATATCGATGGCATTGTCGGCACAGCAACGTGGGAACGTCTCTTTCCGCTGACGCCACCCACACCGTCTTCTCCCCCATCTGCCCGTTCCCCAGAGTCGGCAACCAACACCAGTTCAGCTACGGCCTCTGAGCCCCCAGCAGCCGATTTACCAACTTTAAAACTGGGAATGCGCGGCCCAGCCGTGTTTTGGTTGCAAAAGCGGCTGCAAGCAACAGGATTTTTCACTGGCAATGTGGACGGTATTTTCGGCGCGGATACGGAAATCGCCGTCAAAGCTGCACAGCGGAATTATCGGCTTAACCCCGATGGAATTGTTGGGGGCAGTACTTGGAGGGCGCTTTTACCTTAA
- a CDS encoding DUF4258 domain-containing protein: MKPIRLTNHVQEQAIERGTNEAEIIDTIITGNRQPAKNGSYKYQATFQYNNDWQGKFYSLKKVVPIVAETDPELVVITVYTFYF, encoded by the coding sequence GTGAAACCTATTAGATTAACTAATCATGTCCAGGAACAAGCAATTGAAAGAGGTACAAATGAAGCAGAAATTATTGATACCATTATTACAGGTAATCGACAACCTGCTAAAAATGGTAGTTACAAATATCAAGCTACTTTTCAGTATAATAATGATTGGCAGGGTAAGTTCTACTCTCTCAAGAAAGTAGTACCGATTGTTGCCGAGACTGATCCTGAGTTAGTCGTTATCACAGTGTATACTTTTTATTTTTGA
- a CDS encoding M16 family metallopeptidase: MSQLPKVSEFPADVFRLENGLTVIHQYIPATPVAVVDVWVRAGAIREPNEWSGMAHFLEHMIFKGTDQVLPGVFDQIVENRGGVTNAATSHDYAHFFITTAVPYLADTLPYLAELLLNASIPADEFSRERDVVLEEIRQAQDNPDWLGFQALMESVYECHPYGRPVLGTEMHLLNHSPEEMRSFHSYHYQPENMTVVIVGGVDRESALDMVEQSFQQFKAPSVWNQLVPKKIVKPLREIRRQELCLPRLEQARLMMAWAGPGVEELGSAYGLDLLSALLGDGRCSRLVKQLREEEQLVSNVSSSFSLQQESSLFTISAWLEPQHLQLVEELICSSLASLHSSPMSEAELKRSKRQLCNDYAFSTESPGQLAGLYGYYNTIAEAEIAVTYPQQIQGFQAPDLQQLAQQYLSPERYAVTILKPND, from the coding sequence TTGTCTCAACTGCCGAAGGTATCAGAGTTCCCAGCTGATGTATTCAGGCTAGAGAATGGATTGACTGTTATCCATCAGTACATACCGGCTACTCCGGTAGCAGTGGTGGATGTCTGGGTGCGGGCGGGTGCTATACGAGAACCGAATGAATGGTCTGGTATGGCCCACTTTTTGGAACACATGATCTTCAAAGGCACCGACCAAGTGCTTCCAGGCGTGTTTGACCAAATTGTGGAAAATCGGGGAGGTGTGACGAATGCCGCCACAAGCCACGATTATGCTCACTTTTTTATCACTACAGCGGTGCCGTATTTGGCAGATACTTTGCCATACTTGGCGGAACTGCTATTGAATGCCTCGATTCCAGCAGATGAATTTAGCCGGGAACGGGATGTCGTGCTTGAGGAAATTCGTCAAGCCCAGGACAATCCCGATTGGTTGGGCTTCCAAGCGCTGATGGAGAGCGTTTATGAGTGCCACCCTTACGGTCGTCCGGTGCTGGGTACGGAAATGCACTTGCTAAACCATTCGCCGGAGGAGATGCGATCGTTTCACTCTTACCACTACCAACCGGAAAATATGACTGTGGTAATTGTGGGGGGAGTAGACCGAGAATCAGCCCTGGATATGGTGGAGCAGTCATTTCAGCAGTTTAAAGCTCCGTCTGTTTGGAACCAATTGGTGCCAAAAAAAATCGTTAAACCGCTCAGAGAAATTCGCCGCCAGGAACTTTGTTTGCCCCGGCTAGAGCAAGCTCGTTTGATGATGGCTTGGGCGGGGCCTGGGGTGGAAGAACTAGGCAGCGCCTACGGGTTGGACTTGCTCTCGGCGCTGTTGGGAGATGGGCGCTGTTCTCGATTGGTGAAGCAATTGCGGGAAGAAGAACAATTGGTAAGTAATGTTAGCAGCAGTTTCTCGCTACAGCAGGAGTCGAGTTTATTTACGATTAGCGCCTGGTTGGAACCGCAACATTTGCAGCTAGTGGAGGAGCTGATTTGCTCTAGCCTCGCTTCGCTGCACTCATCGCCGATGTCAGAGGCAGAACTGAAGCGTAGCAAACGTCAGCTGTGTAATGATTATGCGTTTTCTACAGAATCGCCGGGGCAGTTGGCTGGACTGTATGGGTACTACAATACGATCGCTGAGGCGGAAATAGCGGTCACCTATCCGCAGCAGATTCAAGGATTTCAGGCACCAGACCTCCAGCAGCTAGCGCAGCAGTATCTCTCTCCAGAGCGGTATGCCGTCACTATCTTAAAACCGAACGACTAA
- a CDS encoding dihydrolipoyl dehydrogenase family protein — protein sequence MAVEYDIVIIGGGSAGLVVASAAAQLKAKVALVERDRLGGDCLWYGCVPSKSLIHASRIAYEVKNAARFGVYSQNPEIDFAKAMGHVRGAIAAIEPHDSPERFQSLGVEVIFGSGQFTDKQTFEVNGRPLKARAFVISTGSRPAIPPIPGLQEAGYISNEQVFNLNQRPDSLAVIGGGPIGCELGQAFSRLGTEITIIASSDYLLPKEDPEAAKVVQSQFESEGIRVITKTRVERVEIADGKKQLWAGKQKIAVNEILIATGRKPNIESLNLEAAGVEIDKQGVKINAKLQTTNPRIYACGDVIGGYQFTHVAGYEASVVLKNALFFPLSKTNYRVIPWATFTDPELARVGLTEQQAKQEYGDNIYVLRCDFADVDRAQAEAATSGFAKIITRSNGEILGATLVGPSAGELIHEVVLAMSNKLKVSALSGIIHIYPTLAEVNSKAALQLTKQKYAKNQTLQALLTKFFGFRRNVG from the coding sequence ATGGCAGTTGAATATGATATAGTTATCATTGGCGGCGGTTCTGCTGGTTTGGTGGTTGCTAGCGCAGCAGCCCAATTGAAAGCAAAGGTAGCGCTGGTGGAACGCGATCGCCTTGGCGGGGACTGTCTCTGGTATGGCTGCGTTCCCAGCAAATCCCTCATCCACGCTTCTAGAATCGCTTATGAGGTGAAAAATGCCGCCCGCTTTGGCGTTTACTCCCAAAACCCTGAGATTGACTTTGCCAAAGCGATGGGTCACGTCCGGGGTGCGATCGCAGCCATTGAACCCCACGACTCACCAGAACGATTTCAATCATTGGGCGTTGAAGTAATTTTTGGTTCGGGTCAATTCACAGATAAACAAACTTTTGAAGTTAACGGTAGACCTTTAAAAGCAAGGGCATTTGTGATTTCTACAGGTTCTCGACCGGCAATTCCTCCCATTCCCGGACTTCAAGAAGCTGGATATATCTCAAACGAACAAGTTTTCAACCTAAATCAGCGTCCCGATTCCCTCGCCGTAATTGGCGGCGGGCCGATTGGCTGCGAATTGGGGCAAGCTTTTTCCCGCTTAGGTACTGAAATTACTATTATTGCCAGTAGCGACTATCTTTTACCCAAAGAAGATCCAGAAGCAGCTAAAGTTGTGCAATCTCAATTTGAATCGGAAGGCATTCGCGTCATCACCAAAACACGAGTCGAACGGGTGGAAATTGCCGATGGGAAAAAGCAACTATGGGCAGGAAAGCAAAAAATTGCTGTCAATGAAATCTTAATCGCAACTGGACGAAAACCAAATATCGAATCCCTCAACTTAGAAGCTGCTGGAGTGGAAATTGACAAACAAGGAGTAAAAATAAACGCTAAACTCCAAACAACAAATCCTCGCATTTATGCCTGCGGCGATGTGATTGGCGGCTATCAATTCACTCATGTGGCTGGTTATGAAGCGAGTGTGGTATTGAAAAATGCCTTGTTCTTCCCCCTCAGCAAAACCAATTATCGGGTAATTCCTTGGGCGACATTTACCGATCCTGAATTAGCGCGTGTCGGCTTAACCGAACAACAAGCCAAACAGGAATATGGCGATAATATTTATGTGCTTCGCTGTGATTTTGCGGATGTCGATCGCGCCCAAGCCGAAGCCGCCACAAGTGGATTTGCTAAAATAATCACGCGCAGCAACGGCGAAATACTCGGTGCTACTTTGGTTGGCCCATCTGCGGGTGAATTAATCCACGAAGTCGTTTTGGCAATGTCCAACAAGCTGAAAGTTTCTGCCCTCAGCGGTATCATCCACATCTACCCGACTCTGGCAGAAGTCAACAGCAAAGCGGCACTTCAGCTAACCAAGCAAAAATACGCCAAAAACCAAACGCTACAAGCCTTGCTAACCAAATTCTTCGGCTTCAGGCGGAATGTGGGATAA
- a CDS encoding type II toxin-antitoxin system VapC family toxin — MNILLDTHTFLWYLQDSKELSSKAAEIIEYPSNTLWLSIASLWEISIKLGLGKLSLQNSFSELEEVSQQLKIEVLPITFSDTERYLNLPLHHRDPFDRILVAQAMNHSLVLISRDVAFDAYDLQRVWE; from the coding sequence ATGAATATTCTACTAGATACTCATACTTTTCTCTGGTACTTGCAAGACAGTAAAGAATTAAGTTCTAAAGCAGCAGAAATTATTGAATATCCAAGTAACACTCTCTGGTTGAGTATCGCCAGCTTATGGGAAATTTCAATTAAGCTTGGTTTAGGAAAACTTAGCTTACAAAACTCATTCTCTGAGTTAGAGGAAGTGTCACAACAACTAAAAATAGAGGTTTTGCCCATCACATTCTCTGATACAGAGCGCTATCTTAACTTACCCCTACATCATCGAGATCCGTTTGATCGCATTCTGGTCGCACAGGCGATGAATCATTCCCTTGTTTTGATTAGTCGCGATGTGGCTTTTGATGCCTATGACCTTCAGCGGGTATGGGAATGA
- a CDS encoding FkbM family methyltransferase: MKQIWIVIFSLILRLIVRPISALTGRGAGKFATLLPKRQTYLVNKYCGQYKFKVDTTYPIEASVWLGGVYDVVTTKFLRKAIRADDVFLDIGANCGLLTLVAASLINHGKIYAFEPAQTIRSRLQANIELNPKLKNLVKVVPFGLGLAKGQLFYHEDQEYRGNGALQAISGIPVDVISLDEWVLLENIDKIDAIKIDVEGMEYDVLVGGKAVLEKYHPLVYFETLPIFFKYTPHNIRTIYEFLANFGYRIVSPTDPYNEIPFDGPYPANSVAIHPSQADRLGQGERRQIRKVN; encoded by the coding sequence ATGAAACAAATTTGGATCGTTATATTTAGCCTTATTTTACGCCTAATAGTAAGACCGATTTCTGCTTTAACGGGTAGAGGAGCCGGAAAATTCGCCACCCTACTACCCAAAAGACAAACCTATCTTGTCAATAAGTATTGCGGTCAATATAAATTTAAAGTTGATACAACATATCCTATAGAAGCTTCTGTTTGGCTTGGCGGGGTGTACGATGTTGTCACTACAAAATTTTTACGCAAGGCTATTCGTGCAGATGATGTCTTTTTGGATATTGGTGCAAATTGCGGTCTACTCACCTTAGTAGCTGCCAGTTTAATCAATCATGGTAAGATTTACGCTTTTGAACCAGCACAAACTATCCGTTCTCGTCTGCAAGCAAACATAGAGTTAAATCCCAAACTGAAAAATCTCGTAAAAGTTGTACCGTTCGGATTAGGATTAGCCAAAGGCCAACTTTTTTATCACGAAGACCAAGAATATAGAGGGAATGGAGCTTTACAGGCAATTTCTGGCATTCCGGTAGATGTAATTTCTCTAGATGAGTGGGTATTACTTGAAAACATAGACAAAATAGATGCGATCAAAATAGATGTTGAAGGCATGGAATATGATGTTTTAGTTGGCGGTAAGGCAGTACTGGAGAAGTATCATCCGTTAGTTTATTTTGAAACTCTGCCAATTTTCTTTAAGTATACTCCTCATAATATTAGAACCATATACGAATTTCTTGCCAACTTCGGTTACCGGATCGTTAGCCCCACAGATCCCTACAATGAAATCCCATTTGATGGGCCTTATCCTGCTAATTCAGTCGCAATTCATCCAAGCCAAGCTGACAGATTGGGGCAGGGGGAACGCAGGCAGATCCGAAAAGTAAATTGA
- a CDS encoding DUF2281 domain-containing protein, producing the protein MMIETAILKNVEKLPEPVKQAVLDYTEFLVTRYTQDTSQTEKAAKRGGLGIWKGKIWMSDDFDEPLEDLKDYM; encoded by the coding sequence ATGATGATAGAAACTGCTATTTTAAAAAATGTCGAAAAATTGCCTGAACCTGTCAAACAGGCAGTCCTTGACTATACAGAATTTCTTGTAACCCGATACACACAAGACACTTCTCAAACGGAAAAAGCTGCCAAGCGAGGCGGACTGGGAATTTGGAAAGGTAAAATCTGGATGTCTGATGATTTTGATGAACCTCTCGAAGATTTAAAGGATTATATGTAA
- a CDS encoding 5-(carboxyamino)imidazole ribonucleotide synthase, with translation MNNIKRVGVIGGGQLAWMMAGAAKALGVELAIQTPHPSDPAVAFAAFTIFAPVDDSAATAELATRCDAIAFENEFINLEALMPLQEQGVLFRPRLEALAPLLDKYDQRCYLRDLGLPVPKFVALEERGSGGVGERGRGGEYPIPFPAVLKVRRHGYDGQGTFIIKDRKALEATLQRLGHTPVLLEEFIPFERELAVIAARSSAGEMAIYPVVETQQEEQVCRRVLVPAGIDPAVTGQIEAIAHTLLNSLQAVGVFGIELFLTADGKVLVNEIAPRTHNSGHFTLDACYTSQFEQHLRAICDLPLGNPALKCGAAVMVNLLGYEYSHNDYLAKRQQLAQLPNSHVHWYGKSESRPGRKLGHVTVLLDGATKSEAQVVAQTLESIWYSSRSVR, from the coding sequence ATGAACAATATTAAGCGAGTTGGGGTTATTGGGGGAGGACAGCTAGCTTGGATGATGGCGGGTGCAGCAAAGGCGTTGGGAGTTGAGTTAGCGATTCAAACGCCCCATCCCAGCGATCCAGCTGTTGCATTTGCAGCCTTCACCATTTTTGCACCTGTGGATGATTCTGCGGCCACAGCTGAGCTAGCAACTCGCTGCGATGCGATCGCATTTGAGAATGAGTTTATCAACCTGGAAGCTCTAATGCCCCTACAAGAGCAAGGCGTTTTGTTTCGTCCCAGACTAGAGGCGTTAGCGCCCCTACTGGATAAATACGACCAACGCTGCTATTTAAGGGATTTGGGTTTACCAGTCCCGAAATTTGTCGCCCTTGAGGAGAGGGGGAGTGGGGGAGTGGGGGAGAGGGGGAGAGGGGGAGAATATCCAATTCCATTCCCGGCAGTATTAAAGGTGCGACGGCACGGCTACGATGGTCAGGGAACTTTTATCATCAAAGACCGGAAAGCCCTGGAAGCGACTTTGCAGCGACTCGGACATACCCCCGTATTGCTAGAAGAATTTATCCCCTTTGAACGGGAACTGGCGGTAATTGCAGCTCGTTCCAGTGCTGGCGAGATGGCAATTTATCCTGTCGTAGAAACCCAGCAGGAAGAACAGGTTTGTCGGCGGGTGCTGGTGCCAGCAGGTATCGACCCAGCAGTAACCGGACAGATTGAAGCGATCGCTCATACCCTACTCAATAGCCTACAAGCTGTCGGAGTATTTGGCATCGAACTATTTCTGACCGCTGATGGCAAAGTATTGGTCAATGAAATCGCACCCCGCACCCACAACTCCGGACACTTCACCCTTGATGCCTGTTATACCTCCCAATTTGAGCAACATCTGCGAGCCATTTGCGACCTACCCTTGGGCAATCCAGCCCTAAAGTGCGGTGCAGCAGTCATGGTGAATCTATTGGGTTACGAATATTCCCACAACGATTACCTCGCCAAACGGCAACAGCTAGCTCAATTGCCCAACTCTCACGTCCACTGGTACGGTAAAAGCGAATCCCGCCCCGGTCGCAAACTCGGCCACGTTACCGTTCTTTTGGATGGGGCAACCAAGTCTGAGGCACAAGTAGTGGCACAAACTCTTGAATCCATCTGGTACAGTTCTCGATCTGTACGCTAG